CTGTCCGCCCTGCGGGGAGTACGGCTCGATGCTTCGAGCCGAGCACGCCGGGCCTGCCTTGCGCAGGTACCGTTCCGGCTCCTACCGCTTGTCCAGGTGCCGCATGCCGTCCATCCGTCCGCCGCATCGCGCGTCGGCAGAGGTGGGGCAGGTAGGCGTAAAAGCGGTCGGGCAGGAACGCGGCGTCCGCGACGATCATCGCGCCGGAGAACAGAGGCAGCCCCATGAGTGCGGCGATGCCGATGTGCATGCCCAGCAGCATCGCGAGAACGGGGTACTTGAGCCTGCCGAAGAGGACGAACGGGAAGGCCACTTGCAAGAGCACGGTCATGTAGCCGGCGATGGCGACCATGAGCGTGTGCTCGTCCACGAAGTGGGAGAGCGCGGGCCATGGCCGGAAGAGTTCGAGGTTGAGGACGTAGTGGAGTGCGGTGCCGCTGCTCCAGGAAGGTCCCTGAACCTTGTACAGACCGGCTGATCCGTAGAGGAAGCAGACCTGTGCCGCGATGAGGAACAGACCGCAGTTGTGCACCACTGTGATCAAGGTGGTTCGGGTGTCGCGGAGTTGCCGCGCGAAGGGACTTCTCGCCGATTCCGTCGCGGTCCCCGCGCGAACCGTCTTCAGTCGGTTTCTGCGCGCGTCCAGGGACCAGCGCCGGCCGCAGGCCGTGAGGACGAGGTAGAGGGCCATCAGCAGAATCAGGTTGTCGCCCCCGTCCGTCATGAAGATCGCCCGCGCATGGAACGAGGTCACCATGACGGCGAAGAGGACGGACAGGACGCGGGTCCGCCAGCCCAGCATGAACAGCGCGGATGTGACGAGGGCCAGCACATAGCAGAGCTCGAAGTAGGTACGGCTGTCGGACAGGGTCAGGATGCTGAACCAGCCCGTCTGCTCGAAAAGCTGGCGTGCCAAGGCGGGCGTCCATGCGGAACCGGGACCCCAGATCTCGGCACGGTGCGGGAACTCGCGCAGCAGAAAGAGCAGGTAGAGCAGTCCGTAGCCCATGCGCAGCACCGATGCGGCGTACAGGGAGACCGGGCGGCCGGTCAGGAGGTCCCATGCGGCTTTGATCCGGGCGGCGAGCCACCCGTCGGCGCCGGCGGGCGTGGTCCTCTGCGCCTCATTTTCCATGGCGGGTCACCTTCCACCAGGGCAGGAGCCGGTTGTCGACCGGCGTCGGCGGGCGCTTGCCGGCGGCGGGGCCGGGCGCGTCGATGGACAGTGTGACAACGCGGAGCTGAATGAAGTCGAAGGCGCCGCTGTTGTGTGCGGCGACGCGGTCCGCGGCGATGTTGGTCAGGTACTTCTGCATCATCAGGGCGCGTTCCGTGCGCGCCTTGTCGTCTCCTCCGTGCGTGTCCACGTAGCCGGTCCAGGCACGGCGCAGCATGTTCTGCGCTGTGTGGCTGGGGAACGGCTGGTGTTCAACTGCGGAACTGTCCACGGCCGTCAGGTCGAACCAAGGGCCTACCTGAACCGATCCGTCGGAGCCGGTGTGTGCGGTTCTCGCCAGAATCTGCCGGTTGATGGATTCGGGATCCGGCGCGAAGAGCCGCCAGTTCTGTTCGAAAAAGGGATACACCCATGCATTGATCAGCGGACTGTAACGCTTGGAGACGGTGTTCTCCGGTGCTACTTGAAGGAACACGAAAATCACGTGGACGACACTCGCCGCCAAGCACAGGACCACGGTGGCGCGCAGTCCGGATTTCAGCGCCCGGGCACCCCTCGGCGACTTGTACGGCGCGTCCAGGGCGTCAGTACATTCCTGCGCGGCCGGATTGGAGTCGGACTGCTGGATTTCCTCCACGTCCGCTGAGTCAATTCCGCTCGACACCGCCTACCTGTCTTTCTCTATCAGCTGCTCGCGGGGCTTATTCACTGACTGCCACCGACGGCGCGCGGCGGATTCGGTGAGAATCCGCCGCGCGCCGTCATCCGGTGAGCGGACTGACCGCAGTATGCGGTCTAGCCCTCGTAGCTCTTGGAGTGGTCGTCGTCCTCGTGACCCTTGGGCATCTCGTCGTAACCGTAGTTCTCGTCTGGCGCGCCGTACTCGTACTTGCCGTGGTCGGGCTTGCCGTGCTGCGGGAAGTCGTTGCCGCCGTGGTCGGGCTTGCCGTGCTGCGGGAAGTCGTTGCCGCCGTGGTCGGGCTTTCCGTGCTGGCCGCCGTGGTCGGGCTTTCCGTGCTGGCCGCCGTGGTCGGGCTTTCCGTGCTGGCCGTGGTTCGGTCGGCCCGGCCCGTGATCGTGCCCGCCGCCATTACCGCCAGAGGTGTTCCCGGCCGTGTTGCCCATGGTGCTCCCGGAAGTGGTGTTCCCGGCGGTGTTGCCCGCGCTGTTCCCGGAGGTGTTACCAGCGGTGTTCCCCGAGGTCGCGCCGGGCGAGAGGATGGGGCCGCCCAGGAGGCCGCCGCTGACGAGGCCGCCGCTGACGAGGCCGCCGCCGAGGAGTCCCCCAGTGGTGGTGCCGGTCGTGGTGCCGGTCGTCGTCCCACTGGTCGTCCCAGTGGTGGTGCCGGTGGTGGTGCCGGTCGTGGTGGTGCCGGTCCCGCAAGTCGGCCGGGTGATCGTGTTGGTAATCATCGACACGATTCCGGACTCGGCCACAGCGCCAGCCAGCACCCGGCCCTCGACCACCGCCCTG
This Streptomyces sp. NBC_00377 DNA region includes the following protein-coding sequences:
- a CDS encoding HTTM domain-containing protein — its product is MENEAQRTTPAGADGWLAARIKAAWDLLTGRPVSLYAASVLRMGYGLLYLLFLLREFPHRAEIWGPGSAWTPALARQLFEQTGWFSILTLSDSRTYFELCYVLALVTSALFMLGWRTRVLSVLFAVMVTSFHARAIFMTDGGDNLILLMALYLVLTACGRRWSLDARRNRLKTVRAGTATESARSPFARQLRDTRTTLITVVHNCGLFLIAAQVCFLYGSAGLYKVQGPSWSSGTALHYVLNLELFRPWPALSHFVDEHTLMVAIAGYMTVLLQVAFPFVLFGRLKYPVLAMLLGMHIGIAALMGLPLFSGAMIVADAAFLPDRFYAYLPHLCRRAMRRTDGRHAAPGQAVGAGTVPAQGRPGVLGSKHRAVLPAGRTDTTLATEPASPQVPPKSR
- a CDS encoding DUF5819 family protein, which encodes MEEIQQSDSNPAAQECTDALDAPYKSPRGARALKSGLRATVVLCLAASVVHVIFVFLQVAPENTVSKRYSPLINAWVYPFFEQNWRLFAPDPESINRQILARTAHTGSDGSVQVGPWFDLTAVDSSAVEHQPFPSHTAQNMLRRAWTGYVDTHGGDDKARTERALMMQKYLTNIAADRVAAHNSGAFDFIQLRVVTLSIDAPGPAAGKRPPTPVDNRLLPWWKVTRHGK